From the Juglans microcarpa x Juglans regia isolate MS1-56 chromosome 3D, Jm3101_v1.0, whole genome shotgun sequence genome, the window TTAGGGCAACAGCCTGGCACTTAAAATCTCTGGATGAATGTGCCTCAATAAGAATCCTTTGAGTAGTATGTTCTGTGACATTTGGTATTTGTAATAAAGAATACTCATGATACTCATGTCTTGTATGATCTGCTATACGTACTAGTTATAAGGTTCATTTCCTTGAAACTCTTTACTTTCTCTTCAATATTTCTTTAGATTTTATAATCAATTACACATTTACATATTTCTGAATAAGAAATAGCaagtatttttaacatgtgAACCCTTTGGTAGCTGACCATGCTGACACTCATGCAGACAGAGCAGTTGTGAACACACCCCACCCCGGCGGAGGCACCATGAATTTTTTGAATCATTTCAGTCCCTGAGAGTTGAGTCCCCCAAGAGGAAGGTCTCTCCAGCCATGAACTCTTTACAAGGTTACTATGGACTCAAACCAAGAGATCAGAAGACTACACCTGAAGGCTTTGAAATGGCAGTCTACAAAAGAGCCACTTCTCATTATTTAGAAGATGGGCCCTTTCCCAGCGTTTCACCACTTTCCAACCCTCCTTTGAGCCATCACAGAAAATCTAAAAGCTTGTTGGATGGGAATGGTGAACTAGCACACACCCTGCCTGCCACAGAAGCTTGGGACGATGATTCTGACAAATGGAGTGAGAAAGTTCTCAGAAGGCGTCAGAAGTCTGAAACTGACTTTACTTCTCACACGCCAGAAATGTTGATGGAGAATAACAGCAACAATGGTGGGTTTTTGGCAATAACGGCAAAGGGGGGCTTAGCCTTGAGACCCAAAGCAGCAAGCCGAACTACCTCAACAAGTGATGCTGAAATGGGCGGGTTGAACCCCATACCAATTGGTTTGGGAGATGCTGTTGTTGCTGATGGCTCTTCTGGGGTGAGGAAGTCATCGAGCACATCAAGTTTGCAGGATCAGGACAGCAGCAGTAGTTCTTCATCCATTTGGACTACTGCAAGGTGGAGTTTGAAACCAGATTTGCAGGCTCTTTCAACTGCAGCCATTGCAAGACCAATTTTTGATGGCTTGCCAAAGCCTACGTCGGGGCGTAGAAACAAAGCCGCACTTGACTAAGTTCACGttgatataaatttttttcaggGCCATTCGTTGCCAACGCGTAATATGTGAGAGTTCTTTAGTCAAATGTTTTATCGGTC encodes:
- the LOC121255673 gene encoding uncharacterized protein LOC121255673 isoform X1, with product MENRNGNCNYHNYTVYDNQGNRDTDGESLPISSPPSVLKSDAAVGYIEHPVSKLDTLAGIAIKYGVEVADIKKMNGLVTDLQMFALKYLQIPLPGRHPPSPCLSNGSITPGQSSCEHTPPRRRHHEFFESFQSLRVESPKRKVSPAMNSLQGYYGLKPRDQKTTPEGFEMAVYKRATSHYLEDGPFPSVSPLSNPPLSHHRKSKSLLDGNGELAHTLPATEAWDDDSDKWSEKVLRRRQKSETDFTSHTPEMLMENNSNNGGFLAITAKGGLALRPKAASRTTSTSDAEMGGLNPIPIGLGDAVVADGSSGVRKSSSTSSLQDQDSSSSSSSIWTTARWSLKPDLQALSTAAIARPIFDGLPKPTSGRRNKAALD
- the LOC121255673 gene encoding uncharacterized protein LOC121255673 isoform X2, which gives rise to MHGGLEHSIITDYESHLLTELENGVADIKKMNGLVTDLQMFALKYLQIPLPGRHPPSPCLSNGSITPGQSSCEHTPPRRRHHEFFESFQSLRVESPKRKVSPAMNSLQGYYGLKPRDQKTTPEGFEMAVYKRATSHYLEDGPFPSVSPLSNPPLSHHRKSKSLLDGNGELAHTLPATEAWDDDSDKWSEKVLRRRQKSETDFTSHTPEMLMENNSNNGGFLAITAKGGLALRPKAASRTTSTSDAEMGGLNPIPIGLGDAVVADGSSGVRKSSSTSSLQDQDSSSSSSSIWTTARWSLKPDLQALSTAAIARPIFDGLPKPTSGRRNKAALD
- the LOC121255673 gene encoding uncharacterized protein LOC121255673 isoform X3: MNGLVTDLQMFALKYLQIPLPGRHPPSPCLSNGSITPGQSSCEHTPPRRRHHEFFESFQSLRVESPKRKVSPAMNSLQGYYGLKPRDQKTTPEGFEMAVYKRATSHYLEDGPFPSVSPLSNPPLSHHRKSKSLLDGNGELAHTLPATEAWDDDSDKWSEKVLRRRQKSETDFTSHTPEMLMENNSNNGGFLAITAKGGLALRPKAASRTTSTSDAEMGGLNPIPIGLGDAVVADGSSGVRKSSSTSSLQDQDSSSSSSSIWTTARWSLKPDLQALSTAAIARPIFDGLPKPTSGRRNKAALD